In Natranaerobius trueperi, the following are encoded in one genomic region:
- a CDS encoding pyridoxamine 5'-phosphate oxidase family protein, with protein MSHILGSKLTEEHKKLFNEKEVTAVVATVSENGYPNAAPMALFYAPDSKILRMSIGSMHETYKNIKQNGKVVVSVMEDDDIAFSVKGECDIIKEKSDVNDGMAVIEMKVDEVKKDTSPVARITGGVEIEPRNEKSVNFLKGLAEELRG; from the coding sequence ATGTCACATATTTTAGGATCCAAATTAACAGAAGAACACAAGAAATTATTTAATGAAAAAGAGGTTACAGCCGTTGTAGCAACTGTATCAGAAAATGGATATCCAAACGCTGCACCTATGGCACTATTTTATGCACCAGATAGTAAAATACTTAGGATGAGTATCGGATCAATGCATGAAACTTATAAAAATATCAAACAAAATGGCAAAGTAGTCGTAAGTGTTATGGAAGATGATGATATTGCCTTTAGTGTAAAGGGTGAGTGTGATATTATCAAAGAAAAGTCTGATGTCAATGATGGTATGGCAGTAATAGAAATGAAAGTCGATGAAGTTAAAAAAGATACTAGTCCGGTTGCGAGAATTACTGGAGGAGTTGAAATTGAGCCTAGAAATGAAAAAAGTGTTAATTTCTTAAAAGGATTAGCTGAAGAATTACGAGGTTAA
- the glnA gene encoding type I glutamate--ammonia ligase, whose translation MSQLTKEDLKKKIQDLNIEFIRLQFTDVFGAMKSVSVTSDELDSAMAGELMFDGSSIDGFARVEESDQVLIPDTSTFNVMPWRPSDKGVASLVCDVYNPDGTPFEGCPRNILKSALKECQDMGYRFNVGPEGEFFLFHTDEKGRPVFDIHDTAGYFDLAPYDMGEDARRNIILTMKKMGFKIEASHHEVAPGQHEIDFKYDEALRTADNWMTFKDIVKNVANNFGLYATFLPKPFSSENGNAMHCNQSLYTNGSNAFYDPNNKENKLSDIAYYYIGGLLNHAKGMTLISNPIINSYKRLLPGYEAPTTVAWSTKNRTTLVRVPASRGKSTRVELRNPDPIANPYLVFAVMLKAGLEGVKNKIKPPSEIEKNIFDMSSKERNKLHVDKLPRDLYEAIEEMEKDSLVKEALGEHVFNLFIKAKRKEWNDYARHVHKWEIDNYLAKY comes from the coding sequence ATGAGTCAACTTACAAAAGAAGACCTGAAAAAGAAAATTCAAGATTTAAACATTGAATTTATTAGGCTACAATTTACAGATGTTTTTGGGGCGATGAAAAGTGTATCAGTAACTAGTGATGAGCTAGATTCTGCGATGGCAGGAGAGCTTATGTTTGATGGTTCATCCATTGATGGTTTTGCAAGAGTTGAAGAATCTGATCAAGTTTTAATACCAGATACTTCTACTTTTAATGTTATGCCATGGAGACCATCGGATAAAGGAGTAGCTAGTCTTGTATGCGATGTTTATAATCCTGATGGTACGCCTTTTGAAGGATGTCCGAGAAATATTCTAAAAAGTGCTTTAAAAGAATGTCAAGATATGGGTTATAGATTTAATGTTGGTCCAGAAGGTGAATTCTTCTTATTTCATACTGATGAAAAAGGACGACCGGTTTTTGATATTCATGATACAGCTGGGTATTTTGACTTAGCTCCTTATGATATGGGGGAAGATGCTAGAAGAAACATAATTCTCACTATGAAAAAAATGGGCTTTAAGATTGAAGCTTCACATCATGAAGTTGCCCCTGGTCAACATGAGATAGATTTTAAGTATGATGAAGCTTTAAGAACTGCAGATAATTGGATGACTTTTAAAGATATTGTTAAGAATGTAGCTAATAATTTTGGATTATATGCAACATTTTTACCTAAACCATTTTCTAGTGAAAATGGAAATGCAATGCACTGTAATCAATCACTATATACAAATGGAAGTAATGCATTTTATGATCCTAATAATAAAGAAAACAAATTAAGTGATATAGCCTATTATTATATTGGTGGACTTTTAAATCATGCTAAAGGGATGACATTAATTTCTAATCCAATTATTAATAGTTATAAAAGGCTGTTGCCTGGATATGAAGCACCTACAACAGTTGCTTGGTCAACTAAAAATCGTACAACTTTAGTTCGAGTACCAGCTTCAAGAGGTAAAAGTACTAGAGTTGAATTAAGAAATCCAGATCCGATTGCAAATCCTTATTTAGTTTTTGCTGTAATGTTAAAAGCTGGGTTAGAAGGTGTTAAAAATAAAATAAAACCACCTTCTGAAATAGAAAAGAATATTTTTGATATGTCTAGTAAAGAGCGTAATAAACTTCATGTAGATAAATTACCAAGAGATCTCTATGAAGCGATAGAAGAGATGGAAAAAGATAGCTTAGTAAAAGAGGCCTTAGGTGAGCATGTCTTTAATTTATTTATAAAAGCTAAACGAAAAGAATGGAATGATTATGCGAGACATGTACATAAATGGGAGATCGACAATTATTTAGCTAAATATTAA
- a CDS encoding CBS domain-containing protein — MTKPDQPIVAFFLVPKSEVIYEHENSTMRQALERMEYHRYTAIPILDNNGRYVSTITEGDLLWKIKNDNLSFQDTNNINLSEVPKNMKNYTVSINVSIEELVLLAGEQNFVPVVDDQQYFIGIVKRGDIIHYCYEEIFKSREKQPS, encoded by the coding sequence ATGACAAAGCCTGATCAGCCGATAGTTGCGTTTTTTCTTGTTCCTAAAAGTGAAGTTATTTATGAGCATGAGAACTCAACTATGCGCCAGGCATTAGAAAGAATGGAATATCACCGTTATACAGCAATACCTATTCTTGATAATAACGGTCGATATGTATCAACAATTACAGAAGGTGATTTACTCTGGAAAATTAAAAATGATAACCTTAGTTTTCAAGACACAAATAACATTAACCTATCAGAGGTTCCTAAGAATATGAAGAACTATACAGTTTCAATAAATGTTTCAATAGAAGAGCTAGTTTTACTAGCTGGGGAACAAAATTTTGTTCCAGTAGTTGATGATCAACAGTATTTTATAGGGATCGTCAAACGAGGAGATATTATCCATTATTGTTATGAAGAAATATTTAAAAGTAGAGAAAAACAACCTTCATAA
- a CDS encoding TlpA family protein disulfide reductase, with translation MLSKKIFTLFVMLLTSLLVTGCNPVELLEENDNSQEKIEINEIESEDIDEKPQENFIKNEDPDVEITNHDVKELSGKKISFPEDIEGNAIVKFWQRSCPICLEEMDDIQELFQRLDNEPNKNIYTVNVQEDPDEIKSFMEQEGYDFPVLFDVDAKMAQDYFVTAFPMTFVVDNEKNVHMSVIGPQDKSQMLNLLEDVE, from the coding sequence ATGCTTTCAAAGAAAATTTTCACTTTATTTGTAATGTTACTTACTAGTTTATTAGTAACAGGCTGTAATCCTGTAGAACTATTAGAAGAAAATGATAATAGTCAAGAAAAAATAGAGATTAATGAAATTGAAAGTGAAGATATAGATGAAAAACCTCAAGAAAATTTTATAAAAAATGAAGACCCAGATGTAGAGATAACTAACCATGATGTAAAAGAATTATCAGGGAAAAAGATCTCGTTTCCGGAAGATATTGAAGGAAATGCTATAGTTAAGTTTTGGCAAAGAAGTTGTCCAATCTGTTTAGAAGAAATGGATGATATACAAGAGTTATTTCAAAGGTTAGATAATGAACCAAATAAGAATATATATACTGTTAATGTGCAAGAAGATCCTGATGAAATTAAGTCGTTTATGGAACAAGAAGGGTATGACTTTCCGGTACTATTTGATGTTGACGCTAAAATGGCTCAAGATTATTTTGTAACTGCTTTTCCTATGACTTTTGTAGTAGATAATGAAAAAAATGTTCATATGAGTGTTATCGGTCCACAAGATAAATCTCAGATGCTTAATTTATTAGAAGATGTTGAATAG
- a CDS encoding cytochrome c biogenesis CcdA family protein, whose translation MVGDSVSISVAFLAGFLFFFSPCVWPLYPAYISYITGTSFSEMKQDRPQSGLLINALGFVLGFTIIFVLLGATATTIGQLLNRPATQDIIRVVAGGLVIFFGLQLGGFLKLPMLNRTYKMNFIPKKPGFFSSTLFGSTFAFAWTPCATAILGSILMLAGSSKTVYQGMGLLGTFSLGFSIPFLLLAFFLKQLYPKLNRCNKYLPKINFVSGGILILVGLLILFDKFADISLWLFNLVN comes from the coding sequence ATGGTAGGTGATTCTGTATCTATTTCAGTCGCTTTTTTGGCTGGATTTTTGTTTTTCTTTAGTCCTTGTGTTTGGCCCTTATACCCTGCCTATATTTCGTATATTACTGGAACTTCTTTTAGTGAAATGAAACAAGATCGTCCACAAAGTGGTTTATTAATTAATGCACTAGGTTTTGTTTTAGGGTTTACAATTATATTTGTGTTGTTAGGGGCAACAGCTACTACTATTGGACAATTATTGAATAGACCTGCTACCCAGGACATTATTCGTGTAGTTGCTGGAGGCTTAGTTATATTTTTCGGTTTGCAGTTAGGTGGATTTTTGAAACTTCCAATGTTAAATAGGACATATAAAATGAATTTTATTCCTAAAAAACCTGGATTTTTTTCATCTACACTTTTTGGATCCACTTTTGCGTTTGCATGGACACCATGTGCTACAGCAATATTAGGCAGCATTTTAATGTTAGCTGGTAGTTCTAAAACTGTTTATCAGGGAATGGGATTATTAGGAACTTTTTCATTAGGTTTTTCAATACCTTTTTTACTTTTAGCTTTTTTCTTAAAACAACTTTACCCTAAACTAAATAGATGTAATAAATACTTACCTAAAATAAATTTCGTAAGTGGTGGTATTTTAATTTTAGTTGGTTTACTTATATTATTTGATAAATTTGCTGATATAAGTTTGTGGTTGTTTAATCTTGTGAATTAA
- a CDS encoding TetR/AcrR family transcriptional regulator, which translates to MKKQQIIEAATKVFGIKGYQDTKIEEVAKEAEVAKGSVYLYFKSKEDLFVEMIKDGVTKYKDLKVSVLDKDLPLIDKLRLLLKEETKFLWANQEIARFLVSSDVVTQKTLFDWLLQVREIFVDKFKAEFQKGIERGEVEPGDPTLYTRIFRGVEHQVICYYILIDGKKPDDELIENSLYVLTKGFF; encoded by the coding sequence ATGAAAAAACAACAGATAATTGAGGCTGCCACTAAAGTATTTGGAATCAAAGGTTATCAAGATACTAAAATTGAAGAAGTGGCGAAGGAAGCAGAAGTAGCTAAAGGATCAGTTTATCTTTATTTTAAAAGTAAGGAAGATTTATTTGTAGAAATGATAAAAGATGGAGTTACAAAATATAAGGATTTAAAGGTTTCTGTTTTAGATAAAGATCTACCTTTGATTGATAAATTAAGATTATTACTAAAAGAAGAAACTAAGTTTTTGTGGGCCAACCAAGAAATTGCTAGGTTTTTGGTTAGCTCAGATGTAGTGACACAAAAAACACTCTTTGATTGGTTATTACAAGTCAGAGAAATCTTTGTAGATAAATTTAAAGCAGAGTTTCAAAAAGGTATAGAACGAGGTGAAGTTGAGCCTGGTGATCCAACCTTATATACTCGAATCTTTAGAGGTGTAGAACATCAAGTGATCTGTTATTATATCTTAATAGATGGTAAAAAGCCAGATGATGAGCTAATTGAAAACTCTTTATATGTACTAACAAAAGGATTTTTTTAA
- a CDS encoding efflux RND transporter permease subunit, whose protein sequence is MNVAKFGIKRPITILMIITAVLLIGFISVSETPIDLYPDIDLPALMIRTEYEGAGPEKVENMVTNHLEEALATVEGIDTIMSTSRPGESEIIARFDWGTDMDFASLEAREMVDMVMEQLPDDVGNPVVMQLDPDMLPVVQAGIYGDLNDQEMTEMAEDMIQSQIEGIEGVALVDVSGGVEREIQIKVDPYKLSSYGISIEDLGELIYASNVDMSGGDVLDGGREYLIEVEGELDSVEELEDLIIGEDGKTPVRLGEVAEVNDVLEQQEPITRLNEESTVSLGVRKESEANTVQVANEVKEEFDQLEEELPGNIKFDIAMDQSEFIERSISNLINMGLSGAVIAMFMLWLFLGNLRSTIIIGIAIPVSIIGTFNLLYFRDYTLNFITLGGLALGIGMMVDSAIVVLENIFRKREEGYTPVDSAVLGSKEVTGAIIAATITSVSAFLPIVFVEGISSILFAPLAWTVTFALVASLIVAAGVIPLMTVKFIGPDVDVTERTSKIPKKFDVFIEFITSQYEKIIKWGLSNRKIIGMIFIAVLLSTVFIVPLVGFEFLPPMDTGEITVNIETPVGSPTSYTDEVVRDFEEMLTDIPEVETVFSNIGDGGVLADSGSNIGRIDVLLEDEGDREREVFDVAEEIRKGHPQVPGVSVTVVEQDLSGGAVGLDDDIQISIRGDDTKVLEDLTSELADIVDEVPGTREVSTSFDDLAPQLSAKMNRDQAFTYGLTPYHVGSFLNIALDGQLVSLYEEDGEEYDIQLMMEHPRGWDLTTLESLLIQTPKEELVPLHEITDLEIGEAPRDIKRENQVRAGTISGQVADRDLGSVMNDIQDELEDKDLPSGYFIEYRGIYRDMMEAFDELTMALVLAVVLVYMVMAAQFESLLYPFIIMFTLPQTMIGVVLALLISGRTFSIVAFIGVIMLAGIVVNNGIVMVDYINLLYRERNYSRYDAVLEAGKKRLRPILMTTSTTILGMLPLALGIGEGAETSAPMATVTVGGLAVSTLLTLIVIPVIYTILDDFGNWFGSKFSNKTETVSEQSG, encoded by the coding sequence ATGAATGTAGCTAAGTTTGGGATTAAAAGACCTATAACTATTCTCATGATAATTACTGCAGTATTGTTAATCGGTTTTATATCAGTGTCAGAGACGCCAATAGATCTATATCCTGATATTGACCTTCCAGCTCTTATGATTAGAACAGAATACGAAGGGGCTGGGCCCGAAAAAGTGGAGAATATGGTAACAAATCATTTGGAAGAAGCTCTTGCGACCGTAGAAGGTATTGATACAATAATGTCTACTTCACGCCCTGGTGAAAGTGAAATTATAGCAAGATTTGACTGGGGAACAGACATGGACTTTGCTTCACTTGAAGCAAGAGAAATGGTTGATATGGTTATGGAACAATTACCAGATGATGTAGGAAACCCAGTTGTTATGCAGCTTGATCCTGATATGCTACCTGTTGTACAGGCTGGAATATATGGTGATCTAAATGATCAAGAAATGACTGAGATGGCTGAAGATATGATACAAAGCCAGATAGAGGGTATAGAAGGAGTTGCGCTTGTAGACGTTAGTGGTGGTGTTGAAAGGGAAATACAAATAAAAGTTGATCCATATAAATTATCATCTTATGGAATTTCGATTGAAGACCTTGGTGAGTTGATATATGCTTCAAATGTTGATATGTCTGGTGGAGATGTACTAGACGGGGGAAGAGAGTATTTAATTGAAGTTGAAGGTGAGCTTGACTCAGTAGAGGAATTAGAAGATCTAATAATTGGTGAAGACGGGAAAACTCCTGTAAGGCTAGGTGAAGTAGCGGAAGTTAACGATGTATTAGAACAACAAGAACCAATTACAAGACTAAATGAAGAATCTACTGTTTCTCTAGGTGTAAGAAAAGAAAGTGAAGCTAATACAGTACAAGTGGCTAATGAAGTAAAAGAAGAGTTTGATCAGTTAGAAGAAGAACTACCAGGTAATATTAAATTCGATATAGCTATGGACCAAAGTGAATTTATTGAAAGAAGTATCAGTAACTTGATTAATATGGGTCTTTCAGGTGCTGTGATCGCCATGTTCATGTTATGGTTGTTTTTAGGTAATCTACGCTCAACTATAATAATTGGAATAGCTATTCCAGTGTCTATAATTGGTACATTTAATCTCTTGTATTTTCGAGATTATACATTAAACTTTATTACTCTTGGTGGGCTTGCCTTAGGTATTGGAATGATGGTAGATAGTGCAATAGTTGTCCTAGAAAATATCTTTAGAAAAAGAGAAGAGGGGTATACCCCTGTAGATTCTGCGGTTTTAGGTAGTAAAGAAGTTACAGGAGCTATAATAGCTGCAACGATAACAAGTGTTAGTGCATTTTTACCAATAGTCTTTGTAGAAGGGATATCTTCAATTTTATTCGCCCCTTTAGCCTGGACAGTAACCTTTGCTTTAGTAGCTTCATTAATTGTGGCAGCAGGTGTTATTCCTTTAATGACAGTTAAGTTTATTGGACCAGATGTAGATGTAACAGAAAGAACTAGTAAGATTCCTAAAAAATTCGATGTTTTCATTGAGTTTATAACTTCACAATATGAAAAAATAATTAAATGGGGGCTTTCAAATCGTAAAATTATTGGGATGATATTTATAGCTGTGTTACTATCTACAGTTTTTATTGTACCTTTAGTGGGTTTTGAATTCTTACCGCCTATGGATACTGGTGAAATAACGGTTAATATAGAGACGCCGGTAGGTTCTCCTACTTCATATACAGATGAAGTGGTGAGAGATTTTGAAGAGATGTTAACTGATATACCAGAAGTTGAAACTGTTTTTTCTAATATCGGAGATGGTGGAGTATTAGCAGATTCCGGATCTAATATTGGAAGAATAGATGTACTTTTAGAAGATGAAGGTGATAGGGAACGAGAAGTTTTTGATGTGGCTGAAGAAATTAGAAAAGGCCACCCACAAGTACCTGGTGTAAGTGTTACAGTTGTAGAACAAGATCTGTCTGGTGGAGCAGTGGGGCTTGATGATGATATTCAAATATCTATTCGAGGAGACGATACCAAAGTTTTAGAAGATCTGACATCAGAACTTGCTGATATTGTTGATGAAGTACCTGGTACAAGAGAAGTATCTACAAGTTTTGATGATCTAGCACCACAATTAAGTGCTAAAATGAATAGAGACCAGGCCTTTACGTATGGTCTTACACCTTATCATGTGGGTTCATTTCTTAATATTGCTTTAGACGGACAGTTAGTCTCTTTATATGAAGAAGATGGGGAAGAGTATGATATACAACTTATGATGGAACATCCCCGTGGCTGGGATTTAACTACTCTAGAATCATTGTTAATTCAAACACCAAAAGAAGAGTTAGTACCATTACATGAAATAACGGATTTAGAAATAGGTGAAGCACCAAGAGATATAAAAAGAGAAAATCAAGTAAGGGCAGGGACCATATCAGGACAAGTAGCAGATAGGGACTTAGGAAGTGTTATGAATGATATTCAAGATGAACTAGAAGACAAAGATCTACCATCAGGTTATTTTATAGAGTATCGGGGTATCTATAGAGATATGATGGAAGCTTTTGATGAGTTAACTATGGCCCTTGTTTTAGCTGTGGTCTTAGTATATATGGTGATGGCTGCACAATTTGAGTCACTGTTGTATCCTTTTATTATTATGTTTACCTTACCACAAACAATGATAGGTGTTGTGTTAGCGCTGTTGATAAGTGGCCGTACTTTTAGTATTGTTGCGTTTATTGGTGTAATTATGCTTGCAGGAATTGTAGTTAATAATGGAATAGTCATGGTAGATTATATAAATTTATTATATCGAGAACGTAACTATTCTCGTTATGATGCTGTACTAGAAGCGGGTAAGAAAAGATTACGTCCAATCTTAATGACTACTTCAACTACCATTCTAGGGATGCTACCCCTTGCCTTAGGTATTGGTGAAGGAGCTGAAACTAGTGCTCCAATGGCAACTGTAACTGTTGGAGGATTAGCAGTTTCTACTTTATTAACCTTGATAGTGATCCCTGTGATCTATACAATATTAGATGACTTTGGTAATTGGTTTGGAAGTAAGTTTAGTAATAAAACAGAAACAGTTAGTGAACAAAGTGGGTAA
- a CDS encoding efflux RND transporter periplasmic adaptor subunit has product MTKEKKKTKILFTKHYKKLITLLIIAILAFTYVYLDMFKEEEVIIEDDLSLVAKSTPKVQDMSARTTILGEVDPTDQRVVVPELSGEVETIYVEEGDYVNEGDLLMQLDAGDYHLQLEEAIASYDGAKAQLEDAKKGARSAEKIEAKTSVERAREAKEQMERELERVENLHEQGYASGQELEQVELQYINAKEQLEAAKAYKDTVEKGARDEELDALRSQVRRAETGVDLARRMLDRTQITAPADGEIAMVGAEEGELVGTSEPAFVMLDTTSFQVVGALPEVYVNYVFEGDEAKVEIPSANEISFTGIINHVGQLPPEDGSGYPVEIDLEPEIEEKVRAGMYSQIDLTIDKSENALSVPRESVIEHNDTKGVYIVEDNQIKFVDITTGLSEDGYIEITSGVSKDDYVVFEGMDNVYPGDEVETVEMGDRS; this is encoded by the coding sequence ATGACAAAAGAAAAGAAGAAAACAAAAATTTTATTTACAAAGCATTATAAAAAGTTAATTACCCTATTAATAATAGCTATATTAGCTTTTACCTATGTTTATTTAGATATGTTTAAAGAGGAAGAAGTAATTATAGAAGATGATCTTTCTCTAGTAGCAAAAAGTACCCCTAAAGTACAAGATATGTCAGCAAGAACTACGATTTTAGGTGAAGTCGATCCTACAGATCAACGGGTTGTTGTACCTGAACTTTCAGGTGAAGTAGAAACAATTTATGTAGAAGAAGGTGATTATGTTAATGAAGGTGATCTTTTAATGCAGCTAGATGCAGGAGATTACCATTTACAATTAGAAGAGGCGATAGCTTCATATGATGGTGCTAAAGCACAGTTAGAAGATGCTAAAAAAGGTGCAAGAAGTGCTGAAAAAATAGAAGCAAAAACCAGTGTAGAGCGTGCTCGTGAAGCTAAAGAACAGATGGAACGTGAACTTGAACGAGTAGAGAACCTACATGAACAGGGGTATGCTTCAGGGCAAGAACTAGAGCAGGTTGAACTACAATATATTAATGCAAAGGAACAACTAGAAGCAGCTAAAGCTTATAAAGATACTGTAGAAAAAGGAGCAAGAGACGAAGAATTAGATGCTTTGAGATCTCAAGTTAGACGAGCTGAAACTGGAGTTGACTTAGCACGACGTATGTTAGATAGAACCCAAATAACAGCTCCAGCTGATGGAGAAATTGCTATGGTTGGAGCTGAAGAAGGTGAACTAGTTGGAACTTCTGAGCCTGCTTTTGTTATGTTAGATACTACTAGCTTTCAAGTTGTAGGAGCACTTCCTGAAGTTTATGTAAATTACGTATTTGAAGGTGATGAAGCAAAGGTTGAAATACCTTCTGCTAATGAGATATCTTTTACCGGAATTATTAATCATGTAGGTCAACTTCCTCCTGAAGATGGATCGGGGTATCCTGTTGAAATTGATTTAGAACCAGAAATAGAAGAAAAAGTTAGAGCTGGTATGTACAGCCAAATAGACTTAACAATCGATAAATCTGAAAATGCTTTATCAGTTCCTAGAGAATCAGTTATAGAGCATAATGATACAAAAGGTGTATATATAGTAGAAGATAATCAAATAAAGTTTGTTGATATTACTACTGGTCTTTCTGAAGATGGTTATATTGAAATTACTTCAGGAGTTTCTAAGGATGATTATGTAGTATTTGAAGGGATGGATAATGTTTATCCGGGTGATGAAGTGGAGACAGTTGAAATGGGGGATAGATCATGA